The proteins below come from a single Halobacillus salinarum genomic window:
- a CDS encoding sugar phosphate isomerase/epimerase family protein has product MKTGLVTDILGHQSFEEMLDTCEQLGVETLELGCGNWSDAPHVDLDALLEHESSRRNFLDAIERKGMSIAALNCSGNQLAPGAEGEAHKRVVNKTFRLAGLLGVEKVVMMSGCPGGGPGDKTPNWITHPILPPHFEALNWQWNEVAVPYWKEAVKTAEEYGVEKIAIENLGYNLVYNPETFFRLKNEVGDRIGMNFDPSHLFWMGGDPIRALRELGNSIYHIHAKDVRIERGLAERQGLIDIKPMDSYASRSWNYAALGHGHEVSWWKEFFTVAKMAGYENEIVLEMEDLTMDPLTGVKKSMDVLKEALPRTFEEKRRQFT; this is encoded by the coding sequence GTGAAAACTGGATTAGTGACAGATATTCTTGGGCACCAATCTTTTGAAGAGATGCTTGATACATGTGAACAATTGGGGGTTGAAACACTGGAGCTGGGCTGTGGGAATTGGTCAGATGCCCCTCACGTGGACCTTGATGCTTTGCTTGAACATGAATCTTCCAGGAGAAATTTCCTGGATGCGATCGAGCGAAAAGGTATGAGCATCGCAGCCTTGAACTGCTCCGGCAACCAGCTGGCTCCGGGAGCTGAAGGTGAAGCTCATAAACGAGTAGTAAACAAAACGTTTCGCCTCGCAGGTCTCCTCGGTGTGGAGAAAGTGGTGATGATGTCCGGCTGTCCCGGCGGAGGACCAGGCGACAAAACCCCAAACTGGATCACTCATCCGATTCTCCCTCCACACTTTGAGGCCCTTAACTGGCAATGGAATGAAGTAGCGGTGCCTTACTGGAAGGAAGCTGTCAAAACAGCAGAAGAGTATGGCGTAGAAAAAATTGCGATCGAAAATCTAGGCTATAACCTCGTGTATAACCCGGAGACGTTTTTCCGCTTAAAAAATGAAGTCGGTGACCGGATTGGGATGAACTTCGATCCGAGTCACTTATTTTGGATGGGCGGCGATCCCATACGTGCACTAAGAGAGCTTGGAAACTCGATCTATCACATTCATGCCAAGGACGTCCGGATTGAACGAGGTCTCGCAGAACGCCAGGGACTAATCGACATTAAACCAATGGACAGCTATGCTTCACGTTCTTGGAACTATGCTGCTTTAGGGCATGGACATGAAGTGAGCTGGTGGAAGGAATTTTTCACAGTGGCGAAAATGGCAGGCTATGAAAATGAAATAGTCCTCGAAATGGAAGATTTAACGATGGATCCGTTAACCGGTGTAAAAAAATCAATGGATGTACTGAAGGAAGCTTTGCCAAGGACGTTTGAAGAAAAAAGGAGGCAGTTTACATGA
- a CDS encoding CoA-acylating methylmalonate-semialdehyde dehydrogenase, with protein sequence MSKVINEVKTLKNYVGGEWIEPKSDQTQEVYNPATGEVIAHVPISSQEDVDHAVTVAQEAFQEWKEVAVPKRARILFKYQQLLVDHWDELAELITIENGKNLKEAKGEVQRGIENVEFACGAPTLMMGDQLPSIATGLESSVQRYPIGVIGGITPFNFPMMVPCWMYPMAIATGNTFVMKPSERTPLLANRLAELLEEAGLPKGVFNIVHGAHDVVNGLLDHEKVAAISFVGSQPVAEYVYKRGTENLKRVQALAGAKNHSIVLKDANLDNATTQILNAAFGSAGERCMAASVVAIEESAADEFITQLKEKADAVKMGNGLDDEVFLGPVIREQHKERTLNYIGTGEEEGAKLVRDGRNDQTDSEGYFVGPTIFDNVTTEMKIWQDEIFAPVLSIVRVSNLTEAINVTNESPFANGACIFTRDGGSVRQFRETIDAGMLGVNIGVPAPMAFFPFSGWKNSFYGDLHANGKDGVEFYTRKKVMTTRWV encoded by the coding sequence ATGAGTAAAGTCATTAACGAGGTAAAAACATTAAAAAATTATGTGGGCGGAGAATGGATCGAACCAAAAAGCGATCAGACTCAGGAGGTCTATAATCCAGCGACTGGTGAAGTCATTGCTCACGTCCCTATCTCTTCACAGGAAGATGTGGACCATGCCGTGACCGTCGCCCAGGAGGCTTTTCAAGAATGGAAAGAGGTAGCTGTGCCAAAGCGTGCCCGCATTTTATTCAAATACCAGCAGCTTCTCGTCGACCATTGGGATGAACTTGCTGAACTGATTACGATAGAAAACGGCAAAAACTTGAAAGAAGCGAAGGGAGAAGTCCAGCGCGGGATTGAAAATGTTGAATTTGCCTGCGGCGCTCCTACGCTCATGATGGGCGATCAGCTGCCGTCGATTGCCACCGGTCTGGAATCTTCAGTCCAGCGCTATCCAATTGGCGTCATCGGCGGGATCACTCCCTTTAACTTTCCAATGATGGTTCCTTGCTGGATGTACCCGATGGCGATCGCAACTGGCAACACCTTTGTGATGAAACCGTCTGAGCGTACGCCGCTTTTGGCTAACCGCCTAGCTGAGCTGCTGGAGGAAGCAGGATTGCCGAAAGGGGTATTCAACATTGTTCATGGAGCTCACGATGTCGTGAACGGTTTGCTCGATCATGAAAAAGTTGCTGCGATTTCCTTCGTCGGCTCTCAACCTGTGGCAGAATATGTGTACAAACGCGGCACAGAAAACTTAAAGCGTGTCCAGGCGCTTGCAGGAGCCAAAAACCACTCCATCGTATTAAAAGATGCCAACCTTGATAATGCGACCACCCAAATCTTAAACGCTGCTTTTGGTTCAGCAGGAGAGCGCTGCATGGCCGCATCTGTTGTAGCTATCGAAGAATCGGCTGCTGATGAATTTATTACCCAGCTGAAGGAAAAAGCCGACGCGGTCAAAATGGGGAACGGGCTCGATGATGAGGTATTCTTAGGACCAGTGATTCGGGAGCAGCATAAAGAGCGCACGTTGAATTATATCGGCACTGGAGAAGAAGAAGGTGCAAAGCTTGTGCGTGACGGCAGGAATGACCAAACCGACAGCGAAGGCTACTTTGTCGGACCGACGATTTTTGACAACGTGACGACAGAAATGAAAATCTGGCAGGATGAAATTTTTGCGCCTGTATTGTCCATTGTCCGGGTAAGCAACCTGACAGAAGCGATTAACGTCACCAACGAATCACCTTTTGCCAACGGAGCCTGCATCTTCACGCGCGACGGAGGCAGTGTCCGGCAGTTCCGTGAAACCATAGATGCCGGCATGCTCGGTGTCAACATCGGTGTGCCTGCTCCAATGGCCTTCTTCCCGTTCTCAGGCTGGAAAAATTCTTTCTACGGTGATCTGCATGCGAACGGAAAAGACGGCGTGGAATTCTATACTCGTAAAAAAGTGATGACGACACGCTGGGTCTAA
- the fba gene encoding class II fructose-1,6-bisphosphate aldolase, translated as MENRAIEVPALVSMKDVLNQAKEGKYAVGQYNINNLESIQAFLEAAEEEEAPVILGASDRLVDHLGGFRTIAAMVKSLIAEMNIRVPVVLHLDHGMSVARCKAAIDAGFSSVMFDGSRSPIEENIAMTKQVVAYAHPKNVSVEAEVGTVGGTEDGLVGGIKYADPKECEQLVREARVDALAAALGSVHGPYQGEPKLGFKEMKQISELTQVPLVLHGGSGIPEYQIQKAIEYGHAKINVNTECIQAWTHALRDVLASDEKVYEPRVIITPAKEAVKQMAISKMKEFHTSRKALHVKSS; from the coding sequence ATGGAAAATAGAGCGATCGAAGTGCCGGCGTTAGTTTCGATGAAAGACGTGCTTAATCAGGCCAAGGAAGGAAAATATGCCGTCGGTCAGTATAATATTAATAATTTGGAATCGATCCAGGCTTTCCTTGAAGCGGCAGAAGAGGAAGAAGCACCTGTAATCCTTGGAGCATCGGATCGGTTAGTCGATCATTTAGGCGGGTTTCGCACGATAGCAGCGATGGTGAAATCGTTAATAGCAGAGATGAATATCCGTGTTCCAGTCGTACTTCACCTAGATCACGGCATGAGCGTTGCCCGCTGCAAAGCTGCGATAGATGCGGGGTTTTCGTCGGTGATGTTTGACGGATCACGTTCACCGATTGAAGAAAACATTGCGATGACAAAACAGGTAGTAGCTTACGCCCATCCAAAAAATGTATCGGTGGAAGCAGAAGTGGGCACCGTCGGCGGAACAGAAGACGGACTGGTCGGCGGCATTAAGTATGCGGATCCGAAAGAATGTGAACAGCTTGTCCGCGAAGCCCGTGTGGATGCACTTGCCGCTGCGCTCGGCTCTGTGCATGGTCCTTATCAAGGTGAACCGAAGCTTGGGTTTAAAGAAATGAAGCAAATCTCGGAATTAACTCAGGTTCCGCTCGTTTTGCATGGAGGGTCGGGGATTCCAGAATATCAGATTCAAAAGGCGATCGAATATGGCCACGCCAAAATCAACGTCAATACTGAATGCATTCAGGCATGGACGCACGCCTTGCGAGATGTACTTGCCAGCGATGAAAAGGTATATGAACCGAGAGTGATCATTACGCCTGCGAAAGAAGCTGTTAAGCAAATGGCGATCAGTAAAATGAAGGAATTTCATACGAGCCGGAAAGCTTTACACGTAAAATCGAGCTAA
- the iolE gene encoding myo-inosose-2 dehydratase — MLKEQNVKLGICPIGWTNDDMPELGSANTFEQCVSEMALAGYTGTEVGNKYPRDTKQLRKALELRNMEIASAWFSAFLTTEPYEKTEAAFLEHRDFLYEMGAEVIVVSEQGQSIQKENVPLFEAKPIFTEEEWTALADGLNRLGKRAREKDMDIVFHHHMGTGVQTTAEVNRLMEMTDEKLVSLLYDTGHLYLSGEDPVEVLKTHLPRIKHVHLKDVREDVARQVKVERSTFLEGVRKGMFTVPGNGSIDFLPIFDTLASSEYRGWLLVEAEQDPALANPLEYALIARNYIREKAGV; from the coding sequence ATGTTAAAGGAACAAAATGTAAAGCTCGGCATCTGTCCGATCGGCTGGACCAATGACGATATGCCTGAATTAGGAAGTGCGAATACTTTTGAACAGTGCGTCAGCGAGATGGCTCTTGCCGGATACACAGGCACAGAAGTCGGCAACAAATATCCGCGTGATACGAAGCAGTTAAGAAAAGCTCTTGAGCTTAGGAATATGGAAATTGCCAGTGCCTGGTTCAGCGCGTTTTTAACAACCGAACCTTACGAGAAAACGGAGGCAGCCTTTCTTGAGCATCGTGATTTTCTTTATGAAATGGGAGCTGAAGTAATCGTTGTCTCAGAGCAGGGGCAGAGCATCCAAAAAGAAAACGTGCCTTTATTTGAAGCGAAGCCGATATTTACTGAAGAAGAGTGGACGGCCCTTGCTGATGGTTTAAACCGCCTCGGAAAACGTGCTCGGGAAAAGGATATGGACATTGTCTTTCATCATCATATGGGTACGGGCGTCCAAACGACTGCAGAAGTCAACCGCCTGATGGAGATGACCGATGAGAAGCTCGTCTCGCTGCTCTATGACACCGGCCACCTTTACTTATCCGGGGAAGACCCCGTCGAAGTGCTGAAGACCCATCTTCCACGTATTAAGCACGTTCACTTGAAGGATGTGCGTGAAGACGTCGCCCGCCAAGTAAAAGTAGAACGAAGCACCTTTCTCGAAGGTGTAAGAAAAGGAATGTTCACTGTGCCAGGAAACGGGAGCATCGACTTCCTGCCCATCTTTGATACACTCGCTTCTTCCGAGTACCGGGGCTGGTTGCTTGTCGAAGCAGAACAGGATCCGGCGCTTGCCAACCCGCTTGAATACGCACTGATCGCACGGAATTATATTAGGGAGAAAGCGGGAGTTTAG
- a CDS encoding sugar porter family MFS transporter has product MEVRVVKTKTMDHRKFLFIIIIVSTFGGLLFGYDTGVINGALPYMSDESQLNLTAFTEGIVTSVLLFGAAIGAVLGGRVSDWKGRKTTIIYLAGLFFISTIGCTFAPNVEVMVLCRFLLGLAVGGASVTVPTYLAEMAPVESRGRMVTQNELMIVTGQLMAFTINAILGTSIGDNAFVWRIMLSVAAVPALLLFFGMLRLPESPRYLVGKNKTKQAGGILDRIRQDGASEGELSEIVTAVASERHIKKATYRDLTVPWVRRILFIGLGIAVVQQITGVNSIMYYGTEILRDAGFATEAALVANIANGVISVLATFVGIWLLGKIGRRPMLLAGQIGTVGALLLIGIFSFTMEGSTALPYVIISLTVTFLAFQQGAISPVTWLMLSEIFPLRLRGLGMGVSVFVLWMVNFLIGFSFPILLEGLGLSTTFFIFAFLGVLAIAFVAKFLPETKGKTLEELEQYFRNYKSKGEDVPLGKVSASK; this is encoded by the coding sequence ATGGAGGTTAGAGTCGTGAAGACAAAAACCATGGACCATAGGAAATTCTTGTTTATCATCATCATTGTTTCGACGTTTGGAGGACTCTTGTTCGGTTACGACACGGGTGTTATCAACGGTGCGCTGCCGTACATGTCTGACGAAAGCCAGTTGAATTTGACGGCGTTTACCGAAGGGATCGTTACAAGCGTGCTGCTGTTTGGAGCGGCGATTGGAGCCGTGCTTGGCGGACGTGTTTCTGACTGGAAAGGCCGTAAAACAACGATCATTTATCTAGCTGGACTGTTCTTTATTTCAACGATCGGATGTACGTTCGCGCCCAATGTAGAGGTGATGGTGTTATGCAGGTTCCTGCTTGGGCTTGCTGTTGGGGGAGCATCGGTAACGGTGCCGACTTACTTAGCTGAAATGGCTCCGGTGGAAAGCCGTGGCCGAATGGTGACTCAGAACGAATTGATGATTGTGACCGGGCAGCTCATGGCTTTTACAATCAATGCAATTTTAGGAACTTCCATTGGTGATAATGCATTCGTGTGGCGGATTATGCTCAGTGTCGCCGCTGTACCGGCCCTCCTTCTATTTTTCGGGATGCTTCGTTTACCTGAAAGTCCGCGTTACCTTGTTGGAAAGAACAAAACGAAGCAGGCGGGTGGAATCCTTGATCGAATTCGTCAAGATGGCGCTTCTGAAGGAGAATTAAGCGAGATTGTTACGGCGGTAGCCAGTGAACGTCATATTAAAAAAGCGACGTATCGCGATTTGACGGTCCCCTGGGTAAGGCGGATTCTGTTTATCGGTTTAGGAATAGCTGTTGTTCAACAGATTACCGGGGTCAATTCCATTATGTATTATGGTACAGAAATTTTGCGGGATGCAGGCTTTGCGACGGAAGCGGCTCTTGTAGCTAATATTGCAAACGGTGTCATTTCGGTGCTTGCTACTTTTGTCGGAATCTGGCTGCTCGGAAAAATCGGCCGCCGTCCGATGCTTCTCGCCGGACAGATTGGAACAGTAGGGGCACTGCTTCTCATCGGGATTTTTTCCTTTACAATGGAAGGCTCTACGGCGCTTCCATATGTGATTATTTCTTTAACGGTAACCTTTTTAGCCTTCCAGCAAGGAGCAATCTCTCCAGTAACGTGGCTGATGCTGTCTGAAATCTTCCCATTGCGGCTCCGTGGGCTTGGTATGGGTGTCAGCGTGTTTGTCCTCTGGATGGTCAACTTCCTAATCGGCTTTTCCTTCCCGATTCTTCTAGAGGGACTAGGGTTGTCCACGACGTTCTTCATCTTTGCATTCTTAGGTGTTCTTGCGATTGCATTTGTAGCAAAATTTCTGCCGGAAACGAAAGGGAAAACTCTGGAGGAATTGGAGCAGTATTTCCGTAATTACAAAAGTAAGGGCGAAGATGTCCCTTTAGGGAAAGTAAGTGCAAGTAAATAA
- the iolC gene encoding 5-dehydro-2-deoxygluconokinase, with amino-acid sequence MYHLDFKSDRPIDLIGVGRLCIDLNADQFNRPMEETKSFTKYVGGSPANITIGAGRLGLKPGFIGKVSDDQMGRFIVNYLENEQIDTANIAVDQTGAVTGLAFTEIKSPEDCSILMYRDNVADLKLSTDDVSEDYIKSAKALHISGTALSASPSREAVFLSLEYARKHDVVVIFDLDYRPYSWNNDKETATYYNLAAEKCDVIIGTRDEFNMMEQFEKEQKNDEETASKWFSHKAEIVVIKHGSKGSYAYTKDGSTYTSGTFKTKVLKTFGAGDSYASAFIYGLFNQWDLSKAMEYGSASAAIVISKHSCSEAMPTSDEIDQFMATATIQS; translated from the coding sequence ATGTATCACTTGGATTTCAAGTCTGATAGACCCATAGATCTTATCGGAGTTGGAAGACTTTGCATTGACTTAAACGCGGATCAATTTAATCGTCCGATGGAAGAAACAAAGTCTTTTACAAAATACGTTGGAGGATCACCCGCGAACATTACCATTGGAGCAGGAAGACTGGGACTGAAGCCGGGTTTTATCGGCAAGGTATCTGATGACCAGATGGGACGATTCATCGTCAACTACTTGGAGAATGAACAAATCGATACGGCCAATATTGCAGTTGACCAGACGGGAGCGGTCACCGGGCTTGCTTTTACAGAGATTAAGAGTCCTGAAGATTGCAGCATCCTGATGTATCGGGATAATGTCGCTGATTTAAAGCTGAGTACAGATGACGTTTCGGAGGATTACATCAAAAGTGCCAAAGCCCTCCATATTTCCGGTACAGCCTTGTCAGCCAGCCCGTCCCGCGAAGCGGTGTTCCTTTCGCTCGAATACGCAAGAAAGCATGATGTCGTCGTTATCTTTGATTTGGATTACCGGCCATACAGTTGGAACAATGACAAGGAAACAGCCACCTATTATAACCTTGCCGCAGAAAAATGCGATGTCATCATCGGTACCCGGGATGAGTTCAATATGATGGAGCAGTTTGAAAAAGAGCAGAAGAACGATGAAGAGACGGCATCCAAATGGTTCAGCCACAAAGCAGAAATCGTCGTTATTAAGCATGGTTCCAAAGGTTCCTATGCTTATACGAAAGATGGCAGTACTTATACGAGCGGAACGTTTAAAACAAAAGTGCTTAAAACATTCGGGGCCGGCGATTCTTATGCATCTGCTTTTATCTACGGTTTGTTTAACCAATGGGATCTTTCCAAAGCTATGGAATACGGCAGCGCATCAGCGGCGATTGTGATTTCCAAGCACAGCTGTTCGGAAGCGATGCCGACTTCCGATGAAATTGACCAGTTTATGGCCACTGCAACCATCCAATCTTAA
- a CDS encoding Gfo/Idh/MocA family protein, producing the protein MIRVGVVGTGMIGQDHIHRITNVLKGAQVTAVNDVDEQRARQACAKEHLDAEVYESGIDLIQAPDVDAVIVTSWGPTHEEFVLAAIEADKPVFCEKPLAVTAEGCKRIVEAELQKEKQYVQVGYMRRYDKGYKALKKLVDEGQVGEPLVVHCAHRAPSAPNFSEDMPLTDSFPHEIDTLRWLLDDEFVSAQVVLPRKTSHSSIQDPHIILLETEKGTRIDAEIFVNCQYGYDIHCEIIGEQGIANLPEPASVLMRKQAKRTNEILVDWKERFLEAYDKEIQEWIDSVQAGKVTGPSAWDGYKVALTVEACVEAKSSREIIAVHKQEIPSLYAASDKLLKE; encoded by the coding sequence ATGATACGTGTAGGAGTGGTCGGGACAGGGATGATCGGCCAGGATCATATTCACAGAATTACGAATGTATTGAAAGGAGCACAAGTGACCGCTGTCAATGATGTGGACGAACAGCGTGCACGTCAGGCTTGCGCCAAAGAGCACCTGGATGCAGAGGTTTATGAAAGTGGCATTGATTTAATTCAGGCCCCTGATGTGGATGCTGTAATCGTAACTTCATGGGGGCCGACACATGAAGAGTTTGTACTGGCTGCAATCGAAGCTGACAAGCCGGTATTTTGTGAAAAGCCGTTAGCTGTGACAGCGGAAGGCTGCAAGCGAATTGTAGAGGCGGAATTACAAAAAGAGAAGCAATACGTCCAGGTCGGTTATATGAGACGTTATGACAAGGGGTACAAAGCATTGAAAAAACTTGTGGATGAAGGACAAGTGGGGGAACCACTGGTCGTCCATTGTGCTCACCGGGCGCCGTCAGCTCCGAACTTTAGTGAAGATATGCCGCTTACGGATTCCTTCCCGCATGAAATTGATACGCTGCGCTGGCTGCTTGATGATGAATTCGTGTCTGCTCAAGTCGTACTTCCAAGAAAAACGTCTCATAGCAGCATTCAGGATCCACATATTATTTTGCTGGAAACAGAGAAGGGGACAAGAATCGATGCAGAAATCTTTGTCAACTGCCAATATGGCTATGATATTCACTGCGAAATTATCGGTGAACAAGGAATCGCGAACCTCCCCGAACCTGCAAGTGTGCTGATGCGCAAGCAAGCCAAACGAACCAACGAGATATTAGTGGATTGGAAGGAACGGTTTTTGGAGGCTTACGACAAGGAGATACAGGAATGGATCGACTCAGTGCAAGCGGGAAAAGTCACCGGACCGTCTGCCTGGGATGGCTACAAAGTTGCTTTAACAGTAGAAGCATGTGTGGAAGCGAAGAGCTCAAGAGAAATTATCGCAGTTCATAAGCAGGAAATCCCTTCCCTTTATGCAGCTTCGGATAAGTTATTAAAGGAATAG
- a CDS encoding sugar phosphate isomerase/epimerase family protein produces MKLALDPSMYTDLSLKEVVNKTAELGYEYIELSPREDFVPFYKYPKVNREKIQNLKKWCQDAGVKISSILPVHYWAGPDEDRRQAAVRNWKRAIEIAVELDVDVMNTEFSGSKYEPQTCEEKFIKSMDELLPIFEKENIKLNLQAHPYDFIERNDEAMNMIRALDKPWINLVYSTAHTFYYDDGIGDINTMFDDAGDRLTHVLFSDTFNHKAANGLRYIVNPPGAEVTVHQHLNIGEGEVDFDTIFTRMRDMKFDGIATNSVFAWVDKRDEASSFMLHRLREELNV; encoded by the coding sequence ATGAAACTAGCACTAGACCCATCCATGTACACAGACCTCTCTTTGAAGGAAGTTGTTAATAAAACCGCAGAGCTCGGCTATGAGTATATTGAACTTTCGCCGCGGGAGGATTTTGTTCCTTTTTACAAATATCCGAAGGTTAACCGCGAAAAAATCCAAAACTTAAAAAAATGGTGCCAGGACGCCGGCGTGAAGATTTCCTCAATCCTGCCCGTGCATTACTGGGCAGGTCCTGATGAAGACCGACGCCAGGCAGCGGTGCGCAACTGGAAGCGTGCCATTGAAATCGCGGTGGAGCTTGACGTGGACGTGATGAATACAGAATTCAGCGGTTCAAAATATGAACCACAGACGTGTGAAGAAAAATTTATAAAATCGATGGATGAGCTGCTGCCAATCTTTGAAAAAGAAAATATTAAACTCAACTTGCAGGCTCATCCCTATGACTTTATTGAACGGAACGACGAAGCAATGAATATGATCAGAGCCCTCGATAAACCGTGGATCAATCTCGTCTACTCAACGGCACACACCTTTTATTACGATGACGGTATTGGCGATATCAATACGATGTTTGATGACGCCGGGGACCGTTTGACCCATGTGCTGTTCTCAGACACCTTTAACCATAAAGCTGCCAACGGACTGCGCTATATCGTCAACCCGCCTGGAGCAGAAGTGACTGTTCACCAGCATTTGAACATCGGGGAAGGGGAAGTCGATTTTGACACGATTTTTACGAGAATGAGAGATATGAAGTTTGATGGTATTGCAACGAATTCCGTATTTGCCTGGGTCGATAAAAGAGATGAGGCTTCTTCGTTTATGCTTCACAGGCTTCGCGAGGAATTGAACGTTTAA
- a CDS encoding Gfo/Idh/MocA family protein yields MTVRVGVIGTGAIGREHISRVENVISGGRITAVTDVNEQSAQSAVRDFNLNAAIYPDDQALVADGNIDAVFITSWGPAHESSVLLAVEAGKYVFCEKPLATTAEGCLRIIEAEKKHGRRLVQVGFMRRYDEGYAQLKETLDQNEIGNVLMVRAAHRNAAVDESYKTNMAVTETLIHEIDALHWLIHDDYHSVKVDFPRKTKHAHAELQDPQVFTLKTKQGVLINVEVFVNCRYGYDIQCEVIGEEGIARLPEVPSVIVRKQSKASTNILNDWKLRFMDAYNKELQNFFDAIEAYGQPQGPSAWDGYIAAVTADACLKAQETGEEQDVLLGEKPEFYEQKLHV; encoded by the coding sequence ATGACAGTAAGAGTTGGAGTTATTGGAACAGGGGCGATTGGCCGAGAGCATATCAGCCGGGTAGAAAACGTAATTTCAGGAGGGAGAATCACCGCTGTTACGGATGTGAACGAGCAGTCTGCACAAAGCGCTGTGCGAGATTTTAACTTAAACGCTGCGATTTATCCTGATGATCAGGCTCTCGTTGCTGATGGAAATATTGATGCGGTGTTTATTACAAGCTGGGGGCCGGCGCATGAGAGCAGCGTGCTGCTTGCGGTTGAAGCGGGTAAATATGTATTTTGCGAAAAACCTTTGGCAACGACAGCAGAAGGGTGCCTGAGAATCATCGAAGCGGAGAAAAAGCATGGCCGGCGTCTCGTCCAGGTTGGATTTATGCGTCGTTACGATGAGGGCTATGCTCAGCTGAAGGAAACCCTGGACCAAAACGAAATCGGCAACGTGCTTATGGTCCGTGCCGCCCATAGAAATGCTGCTGTCGATGAAAGCTATAAAACCAATATGGCCGTGACAGAGACCTTAATTCATGAAATCGATGCCTTACACTGGTTGATTCACGATGACTACCACTCTGTAAAGGTTGACTTTCCGAGAAAAACAAAGCACGCCCACGCTGAACTTCAGGATCCGCAGGTGTTCACCTTGAAAACAAAGCAAGGGGTCCTGATTAACGTAGAAGTATTTGTCAATTGCCGGTACGGCTATGACATTCAATGCGAAGTGATCGGTGAAGAAGGTATCGCACGTCTCCCTGAAGTTCCGAGTGTTATTGTCCGCAAGCAGTCCAAAGCAAGTACGAACATTTTAAATGACTGGAAGCTTCGTTTTATGGATGCCTACAACAAGGAGCTGCAAAACTTCTTTGATGCGATCGAAGCTTACGGTCAGCCTCAAGGACCGAGTGCGTGGGACGGTTACATTGCTGCCGTTACGGCGGATGCCTGTTTAAAGGCTCAGGAAACGGGAGAAGAACAAGATGTTCTGCTTGGTGAAAAGCCTGAATTTTATGAGCAAAAACTACACGTTTAA
- a CDS encoding sugar phosphate isomerase/epimerase family protein has protein sequence MKLCFNEATTLENSNLEKDLELCEKHGYDYIEIRWMDKLPEYLETHTLEDLKNDFASRHIKPLALNALVFFNNRDDEEAVIKEFTEMAQTGKELGVEYLVTVPLVTGKAILKQDIKNSAVRMLREFSKIAEDYELKVALEFVGHPECTINTFNDAYEVVQEVDRENIGLVMDCFHLYAMGSRVEDLAQADGTKIFIVHIDDTEDYPVGCLRDEHRVWPGRGILPLQKVFATLKDIGFPDEGVVSVELFRPEYYAMDAEAVIQKAKQTTLEAVSSYYSTQPM, from the coding sequence ATGAAATTATGCTTTAACGAGGCGACTACGCTTGAGAATTCCAATCTGGAAAAAGACTTGGAACTCTGTGAAAAACATGGCTATGACTATATTGAAATCCGCTGGATGGATAAGCTGCCCGAATACTTAGAAACACATACTTTGGAAGATTTGAAGAATGATTTTGCCAGCCGCCATATTAAGCCGCTTGCCTTGAATGCACTTGTATTCTTTAATAACCGTGATGATGAGGAGGCTGTGATCAAAGAGTTCACGGAAATGGCTCAAACCGGAAAAGAGCTCGGAGTTGAATATCTTGTCACTGTTCCGCTCGTCACCGGCAAAGCAATTTTAAAGCAGGACATTAAAAACAGCGCGGTGCGTATGCTCCGGGAGTTCTCAAAGATAGCGGAAGATTACGAATTAAAGGTAGCACTGGAGTTTGTCGGCCATCCGGAGTGTACGATTAATACGTTTAATGACGCCTATGAAGTCGTTCAGGAAGTAGACAGGGAAAATATCGGACTTGTCATGGACTGCTTTCATCTATACGCGATGGGATCGCGGGTAGAGGATCTTGCCCAGGCTGATGGCACGAAAATATTCATCGTTCACATTGATGACACGGAGGATTACCCGGTGGGGTGTCTCCGGGATGAACATCGGGTGTGGCCGGGCCGCGGCATTCTGCCATTGCAGAAAGTGTTTGCCACGTTAAAGGACATTGGCTTCCCGGATGAAGGAGTGGTGTCGGTCGAATTGTTCCGCCCAGAGTATTACGCCATGGATGCAGAAGCAGTCATTCAAAAGGCCAAGCAAACGACGTTAGAGGCAGTCAGCAGCTATTATTCTACTCAACCCATGTAA